In Ruminococcaceae bacterium BL-6, a genomic segment contains:
- a CDS encoding protein of unknown function (Evidence 5 : Unknown function): MLRLTRVPRHSNSFLCSLFLSYSIRGILLFACGIFTKQKDAPYVGVPLFGGDDNEKSEPQLKGSDFELFGGDEGNRTPVRKPLTKAFYECSR, from the coding sequence GTGCTCCGTCTTACCCGCGTTCCGCGGCACTCTAATTCTTTTCTCTGCTCCCTTTTCCTTTCTTATTCTATCCGGGGCATTCTGCTGTTCGCTTGCGGCATCTTCACCAAACAAAAGGACGCCCCTTATGTGGGCGTCCCTTTATTTGGTGGAGATGACAACGAAAAATCCGAACCCCAGTTAAAGGGTTCGGATTTTGAACTGTTTGGTGGAGATGAGGGGAATCGAACCCCTGTCCGAAAACCGCTTACCAAAGCTTTCTACGAGTGTAGCCGCTGA
- a CDS encoding DNA polymerase III subunits gamma and tau: MYQVLYRKWRPQKFSDVVGQPQVTVTLKNELMKNRVGHAYLFTGSRGTGKTTCAKILAKAVNCLDPENGDPCGKCAVCRGIDDGSVMDVVEIDAASNNGVENIRTLREEANFTPSVARYRVYIIDEVHMLSTGAFNALLKTLEEPPAHVIFILATTEVHKLPATILSRCQRFDFHRISPEEIAGRLEYIAKQENAELEHPAALLIARLADGALRDALSLLDQCLGRGGRVTEEAVAETAGLAGREHLFELSDAVCRKDSASALGVIDRLYSASKDMARLCEELSQYFRGLMLIKTMRDARNILAVPDDEYEKMSAQALSMPLPVILHCLDAMQDSLERMYRGGNRRIEMEMALIRLCSPELDSSVDALVRRVSALERRLASGAAPAAVPAVQAPRPEKIEPEPAEQPREAENSRPEPEKASEPSGPEPLAQEKPAPRPAAEAMQGIQASAKRLEAWPEVLQTLREYSQAVAASFSGSTAYVSGEYVLIDAPSPMAFELLRRPTQRDKMREAIRQVTGRVYKLGPYQKSAAQQEKKPEDPLEDLEELARDAGIEVIKK; this comes from the coding sequence ATGTATCAGGTTTTATACCGTAAATGGCGGCCGCAGAAATTTTCGGATGTTGTGGGACAGCCCCAGGTCACCGTTACGCTGAAAAACGAGCTGATGAAAAACCGGGTGGGGCACGCCTATCTGTTTACGGGGTCCCGCGGCACGGGGAAGACCACCTGCGCGAAAATCCTGGCGAAGGCGGTGAACTGCCTTGACCCCGAAAACGGGGATCCCTGCGGAAAATGCGCGGTTTGCCGCGGCATCGACGACGGCTCCGTGATGGATGTGGTGGAGATCGACGCCGCAAGCAACAACGGTGTGGAAAATATCCGCACACTGCGGGAAGAGGCCAATTTCACGCCATCCGTCGCCCGGTACCGGGTTTACATCATCGACGAAGTGCATATGCTTTCCACCGGCGCGTTCAACGCTTTGCTGAAAACGCTGGAGGAGCCGCCGGCGCACGTCATTTTTATTCTCGCCACAACCGAGGTGCACAAGTTGCCCGCAACCATCCTTTCCCGCTGCCAGCGGTTCGACTTCCATCGGATTTCACCGGAAGAGATCGCCGGGCGGCTGGAATATATCGCGAAACAGGAAAATGCGGAGCTGGAGCACCCGGCGGCGCTTCTGATCGCCCGCTTGGCGGATGGCGCGCTGCGCGACGCGCTTTCTCTGCTGGATCAGTGCCTCGGCCGCGGCGGACGGGTGACGGAGGAAGCTGTCGCCGAAACCGCCGGGCTTGCGGGGCGGGAGCATCTGTTCGAGCTGAGCGATGCGGTCTGCCGGAAGGATTCCGCGTCCGCGCTCGGCGTGATCGACCGCCTTTACAGCGCTTCGAAGGACATGGCTCGCCTGTGCGAAGAGCTTTCGCAGTATTTCCGCGGCCTGATGCTGATCAAAACCATGAGGGATGCCAGAAACATTCTGGCCGTACCGGATGACGAATATGAAAAGATGTCCGCTCAGGCTCTTTCCATGCCCTTGCCGGTGATCCTGCACTGCCTAGACGCGATGCAGGATTCGCTGGAACGCATGTACCGGGGCGGGAACCGCAGGATCGAAATGGAAATGGCGCTGATCAGGCTTTGCTCGCCGGAGCTCGACAGTTCTGTGGATGCGCTGGTGCGCCGCGTTTCCGCTTTGGAGCGCAGGCTCGCCTCGGGGGCCGCGCCGGCCGCCGTCCCGGCCGTTCAGGCGCCGCGGCCGGAAAAGATCGAACCGGAGCCGGCGGAACAGCCGCGGGAAGCGGAGAATTCCAGGCCGGAACCGGAAAAAGCTTCGGAACCCTCCGGACCGGAACCCCTTGCACAGGAGAAACCGGCGCCGCGCCCGGCCGCGGAAGCCATGCAGGGAATCCAGGCTTCCGCCAAGCGCCTGGAGGCGTGGCCCGAGGTCCTTCAGACCTTGCGGGAATATTCCCAGGCGGTGGCGGCATCCTTCAGCGGGTCCACCGCTTATGTCAGCGGAGAGTATGTGCTGATCGACGCGCCCAGCCCCATGGCGTTCGAGCTGCTCCGCCGCCCAACGCAGCGGGATAAGATGCGGGAGGCCATCCGGCAGGTGACGGGCCGGGTGTATAAGCTGGGGCCGTATCAGAAAAGCGCCGCGCAGCAGGAAAAAAAGCCGGAGGACCCGCTTGAGGACCTGGAGGAGCTTGCCCGGGACGCAGGCATCGAAGTGATTAAAAAATAA
- the ppa gene encoding Inorganic pyrophosphatase, producing the protein MNIWHDINPARISTVKFDAVVEIPLGSKLKYELDKETGLLRLDRVLYTSTHYPSNYGFIPLTLAEDGDPSDVLMLSDEKFQPLSLIPSRPIGVIHMVDGGDRDEKIIAVATGDPNYNGYHSIQELPSHIFDEMIHFFTIYKQLEGKQSTAKGIGDVEDAADIIRVSIEKYHNLFDKKRH; encoded by the coding sequence ATGAACATCTGGCATGATATCAACCCAGCCCGAATATCCACCGTAAAATTTGATGCGGTTGTAGAAATCCCTTTAGGAAGCAAACTCAAATATGAGCTCGACAAGGAAACCGGATTGTTGCGGCTTGACCGTGTGCTGTATACCTCGACGCACTATCCTTCGAATTATGGATTTATTCCGCTCACATTGGCAGAGGACGGCGACCCGTCGGATGTGCTGATGCTCAGCGACGAGAAATTTCAGCCGCTGTCGCTCATCCCAAGCCGTCCTATCGGCGTCATCCATATGGTGGACGGCGGAGACCGCGATGAAAAAATTATCGCCGTGGCCACTGGGGACCCAAATTACAACGGGTATCACTCGATCCAGGAATTGCCCTCTCATATTTTTGATGAAATGATCCACTTTTTTACCATTTACAAGCAGCTGGAAGGCAAACAGAGCACAGCAAAGGGCATCGGCGACGTGGAGGATGCCGCCGATATTATTCGGGTAAGCATCGAAAAGTACCATAATCTTTTTGACAAAAAACGCCATTGA
- a CDS encoding Cation-translocating P-type ATPase, whose protein sequence is MIPFLKEERKRAMLFLLLSFVSLIVSLLPIGRRLPADPAWIAVVLCGVPIVKGAAVGLITEFDIKADVLVSIALVASIAIGETFAAGEVAFIMAVGAYLEERTVSKARAGIEKLVHLSPATARRVAGGEESIIPAEQVRPGDILRVLAGETIAADGVITSGQTSIDQSVMTGESLPVDKGEGDGVSSGTVNQFGTFEMAAEKVGEDSSIQRMIQLVKSADAGKAKIVGIADRWATWIVVAALSTALLTWIFTGQIIRSVTILVVFCPCALVLATPTAIMAGIGNASGYGILVRQGDALERLAQVRRIAFDKTGTLTFGKPAVVRAESCDPAVTPEMLLETAASAELRSEHPLGKAIVACYRQKSGKLPPQPEEFRLFAGRGVCSKINGNEVLAGNEALLAERGIGLPEQSRQSAEQAKARGCTVIYLAVDRKAAGWIALADTLRPEAAETVGAIHRLGVKTVLLTGDAAPAADQIARTAGIADRRAGCLPEDKLTAIRTYESGGEPVCMVGDGINDAPALKTARVGVAMGGIGSDIAIEAADIVLVSDNMKEIPHLLQLSRKTMTTIRTNLTAAMTLNVIATVLAILGILNPVVGTLVHNAGSVAVIFNSSLLLKWKDRKERDQARP, encoded by the coding sequence TTGATTCCATTTTTAAAAGAGGAACGGAAACGGGCGATGCTGTTCCTTCTTCTTTCCTTTGTTTCACTGATCGTCAGCCTGCTCCCCATCGGGCGGCGGCTTCCGGCCGACCCCGCGTGGATCGCCGTCGTGCTCTGCGGCGTTCCCATTGTAAAGGGGGCGGCGGTCGGCCTGATCACCGAATTCGATATCAAAGCCGATGTGCTGGTGTCCATCGCCCTTGTCGCCTCCATCGCCATCGGCGAGACCTTTGCGGCGGGCGAAGTGGCCTTTATCATGGCGGTCGGCGCCTATCTGGAAGAACGAACCGTTTCCAAGGCGCGCGCCGGCATTGAGAAACTGGTGCATCTTTCTCCCGCGACGGCGAGGCGGGTAGCCGGCGGAGAGGAAAGCATCATCCCCGCCGAACAGGTCAGGCCCGGCGACATCCTTCGCGTGCTGGCGGGCGAAACCATCGCGGCGGACGGCGTCATCACGAGCGGGCAGACCTCCATCGACCAGTCGGTCATGACCGGGGAATCCCTGCCGGTCGACAAGGGCGAGGGGGACGGGGTTTCGAGCGGGACCGTCAATCAGTTCGGCACCTTCGAGATGGCGGCGGAAAAGGTCGGGGAAGACAGCTCCATCCAGCGGATGATCCAGCTCGTCAAATCGGCCGACGCCGGCAAGGCGAAAATCGTCGGAATCGCGGACCGGTGGGCCACCTGGATCGTCGTGGCCGCGCTTTCCACGGCGCTGCTCACATGGATATTCACCGGGCAGATCATACGCTCGGTCACCATACTGGTCGTGTTCTGCCCCTGCGCGCTTGTGCTCGCCACCCCCACCGCGATCATGGCCGGGATCGGAAACGCTTCCGGATACGGCATCCTGGTCCGGCAGGGCGACGCCCTGGAGCGCCTTGCGCAGGTCAGAAGGATCGCCTTCGACAAGACCGGAACCCTGACCTTCGGAAAGCCGGCGGTCGTCCGGGCGGAAAGCTGCGACCCGGCCGTCACGCCGGAGATGCTGCTGGAAACGGCGGCGTCCGCGGAGCTGAGATCGGAGCATCCGCTCGGCAAAGCGATTGTCGCCTGCTACCGGCAGAAAAGCGGAAAGCTGCCCCCCCAGCCGGAGGAATTCCGGCTTTTCGCGGGGCGCGGGGTCTGCTCAAAAATCAACGGAAACGAGGTGCTGGCCGGAAACGAAGCCCTGCTTGCGGAGCGCGGGATCGGGCTGCCGGAGCAGTCTCGCCAATCCGCCGAACAGGCGAAAGCGCGGGGATGCACGGTCATCTATCTGGCCGTGGACCGAAAGGCTGCCGGGTGGATCGCCCTGGCCGACACTCTGCGGCCGGAAGCGGCGGAGACGGTCGGGGCCATCCACCGGCTGGGAGTCAAAACCGTACTGCTCACCGGGGACGCGGCCCCCGCCGCGGACCAGATCGCGCGCACGGCCGGGATCGCCGACCGGCGGGCCGGCTGCCTGCCGGAAGACAAGCTGACGGCCATCCGGACATATGAAAGCGGCGGGGAACCGGTCTGCATGGTGGGAGACGGAATCAACGACGCCCCAGCGCTGAAAACCGCCCGGGTCGGCGTCGCGATGGGCGGCATCGGAAGCGATATCGCGATCGAGGCCGCCGATATCGTCCTGGTCAGCGACAACATGAAGGAGATCCCCCATCTTCTGCAGCTTTCCCGGAAAACCATGACGACCATCCGGACCAATCTGACCGCGGCGATGACTTTGAACGTGATTGCGACCGTCCTCGCGATTCTGGGAATCCTGAATCCCGTGGTCGGCACTTTGGTACATAACGCCGGTTCCGTCGCCGTGATTTTCAACTCCTCTCTGCTGCTGAAATGGAAAGACAGAAAGGAGCGGGATCAGGCCCGTCCGTAA
- a CDS encoding putative Copper-sensing transcriptional repressor CsoR (Evidence 3 : Putative function from multiple computational evidences), translating to MRQCMDAENLHRRLSKILGQVRAIDKMVDEDVPCEDVLIQINAAKSALHKVGQIVLEGHLNHCVREGIEHGDADKTIADFAKAVEHFSRMS from the coding sequence ATGCGGCAGTGCATGGATGCGGAAAATCTCCACAGGCGGCTGAGCAAAATTCTGGGGCAGGTCAGGGCGATCGACAAAATGGTGGATGAGGACGTCCCGTGCGAGGATGTCCTGATCCAGATCAACGCTGCGAAAAGCGCGCTGCACAAAGTCGGACAGATCGTCCTCGAGGGCCACCTGAACCATTGCGTCCGCGAAGGGATCGAGCACGGGGACGCGGATAAAACGATCGCGGATTTTGCGAAAGCGGTGGAACATTTCTCCCGGATGTCATAG
- the ebfC gene encoding nucleoid associated protein (Evidence 2a : Function from experimental evidences in other organisms; PubMedId : 16740939, 19208644, 19594923, 20639362, 22333191, 22544270; Product type f : factor) has translation MKARLPGGYGKGGAANLQQLARQAQKLQENMDQVSAELEAKEYSATSGGNAVKVTVTGKMEVKSISIQPEVVDPEDVEMLSDLIIAAVNEALRAAATEKSEQMEKLSGGLNIPGMF, from the coding sequence ATGAAAGCGAGATTACCGGGGGGCTACGGCAAGGGGGGAGCGGCGAACCTTCAGCAGCTCGCGCGCCAGGCGCAGAAGCTTCAGGAGAATATGGACCAGGTTTCCGCCGAGCTGGAAGCGAAGGAATACTCGGCCACTTCCGGCGGAAATGCCGTCAAGGTGACCGTCACCGGAAAGATGGAGGTCAAGTCCATCAGCATTCAGCCGGAGGTCGTCGATCCCGAGGATGTCGAGATGCTTTCCGACCTGATCATCGCGGCCGTGAACGAGGCGCTGCGCGCCGCCGCCACGGAAAAATCCGAGCAGATGGAAAAGCTTTCCGGCGGCCTGAACATACCGGGGATGTTTTAA
- a CDS encoding protein of unknown function (Evidence 5 : Unknown function) — protein sequence MGLRGQDSAGNAGILFYFKRGKKSTPAGDLCYNNLTALAEAKLPTPERTLKHALRHVIDNLTAFAEVKLPTHERTLMSAPRISRPCGYNIFNFTAGAALRMKPYLRFEYFYHK from the coding sequence ATGGGCCTGCGCGGGCAGGATTCTGCGGGTAATGCCGGGATTTTATTTTACTTCAAACGCGGAAAAAAATCAACACCCGCGGGTGATTTGTGTTATAATAACCTCACGGCGTTAGCGGAAGCAAAGCTTCCGACGCCTGAGAGAACATTGAAACATGCCCTTCGGCATGTTATAGATAACCTCACGGCGTTTGCAGAAGTGAAGCTTCCGACGCATGAGAGAACATTGATGAGCGCTCCGCGCATTTCAAGACCTTGCGGCTATAACATATTTAACTTCACGGCGGGAGCTGCCTTGAGAATGAAACCATATCTGCGTTTTGAATATTTTTATCATAAATGA
- a CDS encoding PH domain-containing protein, with protein sequence MIDFQNASFLKLKPVDPSSLQSQLQPLFLQDESIISAFQSIRDYVVFTNKRIIAVNVQGLTGKKRDFSSLPYSKIQAYSVETAGVFDIDSELELWFSGLGKVKLEFVSRTDVPAICRMISEFVL encoded by the coding sequence ATGATCGATTTCCAGAATGCGAGCTTCTTAAAGCTGAAACCGGTTGATCCGTCTTCCCTTCAATCGCAGCTTCAGCCTCTCTTCCTTCAGGATGAATCCATTATTTCGGCATTCCAAAGCATCAGGGATTATGTCGTTTTCACCAACAAGCGGATCATTGCGGTGAATGTCCAGGGACTGACCGGGAAGAAAAGGGACTTTTCGTCCCTGCCCTACAGCAAAATCCAGGCGTATTCGGTGGAAACTGCGGGCGTGTTCGATATTGACAGCGAGTTGGAATTGTGGTTCAGCGGATTGGGAAAAGTGAAGCTCGAATTTGTAAGCCGCACGGATGTGCCGGCAATTTGCCGGATGATCAGTGAGTTCGTATTGTAA
- the udg gene encoding Type-4 uracil-DNA glycosylase, whose translation MNMTWEELTSACSTCRKCDLCETRTNVVFGVGNREADLMLIGEGPGENEDLQGEPFVGLGGKLLDKMLAAVDLDRHSNVYIANIVKCRPPRNRDPEPQEQEACLDWLRAQVSLVHPKIIVCLGRIAAMKLIKPDMKITKEHGIFFEKGGILMMATLHPAALLRNPGNKPAAFEDFLKLRKKLDELGLAQPPQES comes from the coding sequence ATGAATATGACCTGGGAAGAACTGACATCCGCCTGCAGTACCTGCCGGAAATGCGATCTTTGTGAAACGCGGACCAATGTGGTGTTCGGGGTGGGCAACCGCGAGGCGGACCTGATGCTGATCGGGGAAGGCCCGGGGGAAAACGAAGACCTTCAGGGCGAACCGTTTGTGGGGCTCGGCGGGAAGCTTTTGGACAAGATGCTGGCCGCGGTGGATCTGGACCGGCACAGCAACGTCTACATTGCGAACATCGTCAAATGCAGGCCGCCGAGGAACCGGGACCCGGAGCCGCAGGAGCAGGAAGCCTGCCTGGACTGGCTGCGGGCGCAGGTCAGCCTGGTCCATCCGAAAATCATCGTATGCCTGGGGCGCATCGCGGCGATGAAGCTGATCAAGCCGGATATGAAGATCACAAAGGAACACGGGATCTTTTTCGAGAAGGGCGGCATCCTGATGATGGCGACGCTTCACCCCGCCGCGCTGCTCCGCAACCCGGGCAACAAGCCCGCAGCATTCGAGGACTTCTTAAAGCTGAGAAAAAAGCTGGATGAATTGGGGCTGGCGCAGCCGCCGCAGGAATCCTGA
- the sbp gene encoding sulfate transporter subunit; periplasmic-binding component of ABC superfamily (Evidence 2a : Function from experimental evidences in other organisms; PubMedId : 2002055, 3158524, 8774726, 9298646; Product type t : transporter), whose translation MKNKSSLWKKIAALTVALTSVLGVFTGCAGNQSSPSAAGSDAESAAKPTAGTVSITNVSYDPTRELYEQYNQIFQKYWEKEKGQKVEITQSHGGSGKQARSVLEGNEADVVTLALEGDVDELQKGGLIDDGWVDEFPKSSAPYTSTIVFLVRKGNPRNIKDWDDVVKPGVEVITPDPKSSGGARWNFLAAWAYADKKFGGDEAKDKEFLKSLYSNVTVLDSGARGATTTFVENGQGDVLLAWENEAYLSKKEHPDDFEIVTPSLSILAQPSVAVVDANVKKHGTEEVAKAYLEYLYSDEAQRLEAKNFYRPSDPDILKEFGGTFNLNVKLVNIDDDFGGWNKATEKFFADGAIFDQIYKK comes from the coding sequence ATGAAAAACAAATCCTCCTTATGGAAAAAAATCGCGGCTCTCACGGTCGCGCTGACTTCGGTTCTGGGCGTTTTCACCGGCTGCGCCGGGAATCAGTCTTCCCCGTCCGCCGCCGGCTCCGACGCGGAGTCCGCCGCAAAACCCACAGCCGGGACGGTGTCCATCACCAACGTTTCCTATGACCCGACCCGCGAGCTTTACGAGCAATACAATCAGATTTTCCAGAAGTACTGGGAAAAGGAAAAGGGGCAGAAGGTGGAAATCACCCAATCCCACGGCGGATCCGGCAAGCAGGCGCGTTCGGTGCTGGAGGGCAACGAGGCCGACGTGGTCACGCTGGCGCTGGAAGGCGACGTGGATGAATTACAGAAAGGCGGCCTGATCGACGACGGATGGGTGGACGAATTCCCGAAAAGCAGCGCGCCCTACACCTCTACCATCGTCTTTCTGGTCCGCAAGGGAAACCCCAGGAACATAAAGGACTGGGATGACGTCGTGAAGCCCGGGGTGGAAGTGATCACTCCAGACCCCAAAAGCTCCGGCGGCGCGCGGTGGAACTTCCTGGCAGCCTGGGCCTATGCGGACAAAAAATTCGGCGGCGATGAAGCCAAGGACAAGGAATTCCTGAAATCGCTGTACTCCAACGTGACCGTGCTGGATTCCGGGGCCCGCGGCGCGACCACCACCTTCGTGGAAAACGGGCAGGGAGACGTGCTGCTTGCCTGGGAGAACGAAGCCTATCTTTCCAAGAAAGAGCATCCCGACGATTTTGAGATCGTCACCCCGTCCCTGAGCATTCTGGCACAGCCGTCGGTCGCGGTAGTGGACGCCAACGTCAAAAAGCACGGGACGGAGGAGGTTGCCAAAGCATATCTGGAATACCTGTATTCGGATGAGGCGCAGCGTCTGGAAGCCAAGAACTTTTATCGCCCCTCCGACCCCGACATTTTGAAGGAATTCGGCGGCACCTTCAATCTGAACGTCAAGCTGGTCAACATTGACGACGACTTCGGGGGCTGGAATAAGGCCACAGAAAAATTCTTTGCGGACGGCGCGATCTTCGATCAGATTTATAAAAAGTAA
- the recR gene encoding recA filament-DNA complex stabilisation factor (Evidence 2a : Function from experimental evidences in other organisms; PubMedId : 12065426, 24285298, 24891441; Product type f : factor), with product MSAYYVAPLARLIEQFERLPGIGHKSAQRLTYYVLGLSKEEAEQFSAAILEAHEKIHYCKVCCNLTDQELCPICRSSGRDRSVICVVEDPRDVVSLERTGEFKMMYHVLHGAISPLNGIGPDQLCIKELLARVKNPEVKEVIMATNPTVEGEATAMYLSRLLKPLGVRVTRLAYGIPVGGDLEYADEVTLTRAMEGRSEI from the coding sequence ATGTCCGCCTATTATGTCGCGCCCCTGGCGCGTTTGATCGAGCAGTTTGAACGGCTTCCCGGGATCGGACATAAAAGCGCCCAGCGCCTGACGTATTATGTCCTGGGGCTTTCCAAGGAAGAGGCGGAGCAGTTTTCCGCGGCGATTCTGGAAGCGCACGAAAAAATCCACTACTGCAAAGTCTGCTGCAACCTGACCGACCAGGAGCTTTGCCCGATCTGCCGCAGCAGCGGCCGCGACCGCTCCGTCATCTGCGTGGTGGAGGACCCCCGGGATGTGGTGTCACTGGAGCGCACGGGCGAATTCAAGATGATGTACCACGTCCTGCACGGGGCGATCTCCCCGCTGAACGGCATCGGCCCGGATCAGCTCTGCATCAAGGAGCTGCTCGCTCGGGTGAAAAATCCGGAGGTGAAAGAGGTCATCATGGCGACGAACCCCACCGTGGAGGGCGAAGCCACCGCCATGTACCTTTCCCGCCTGCTCAAGCCGCTCGGCGTGCGGGTCACGCGCCTGGCCTACGGGATTCCTGTGGGCGGCGATCTGGAATACGCGGATGAGGTCACCCTGACCCGTGCGATGGAAGGGAGAAGCGAAATTTAA
- the smpB gene encoding tmRNA-binding protein (Evidence 2a : Function from experimental evidences in other organisms; PubMedId : 10947848, 11395451, 11918677, 12682299, 26735940; Product type f : factor), with protein sequence MPEKSFQTIARNKKAFHDYFVEESMEAGIELCGTEVKALRQGRANLKDAWCSIENGEMLLKGMHISPYEQGNIFNRDPLRERRLLMHKREILRLFGMVKQQGYSLIPLSLYFKGSMVKVQVGLCKGKKLYDKRQDLANKAARRDIERAMKAKNRA encoded by the coding sequence ATGCCGGAAAAATCCTTTCAGACCATAGCGCGGAACAAAAAGGCCTTTCATGATTATTTCGTGGAGGAAAGCATGGAGGCGGGGATCGAGCTTTGCGGCACGGAGGTAAAAGCCCTGCGGCAGGGCAGGGCGAACCTGAAGGATGCATGGTGCTCCATTGAAAACGGCGAGATGCTCCTGAAGGGAATGCACATCAGCCCGTATGAGCAGGGAAATATCTTTAACCGGGATCCGCTGCGTGAGCGCCGCCTGCTGATGCATAAGCGGGAGATTTTGAGGCTGTTCGGCATGGTAAAGCAGCAGGGATATTCCCTGATTCCGCTTTCCCTCTACTTCAAGGGATCCATGGTGAAGGTTCAGGTCGGCCTCTGCAAGGGCAAAAAGCTTTATGACAAGCGGCAGGATCTGGCAAACAAAGCGGCAAGGCGCGACATCGAGCGCGCAATGAAGGCAAAAAACAGGGCATGA
- a CDS encoding conserved protein of unknown function (Evidence 4 : Unknown function but conserved in other organisms), which produces MNENELLLAISEMMDKKLNPIQTGLSGLKGDVTGLKTGQESLRQDVSGLKADVSTLKQDVSGLESDVSGLKGGQELLQQEVAGLTVGQEDLKQAQIMADIKMEKGQKSLQQQVTKTNITLENDIGRKISALFDAHQLDREMIQSIQDSVEMIEETVAVNDSLSKINAQDIHKLKEKIG; this is translated from the coding sequence ATGAACGAAAACGAATTATTACTGGCGATCAGTGAAATGATGGACAAAAAGCTGAATCCGATCCAAACGGGTCTCTCCGGCCTGAAAGGGGATGTCACCGGTCTGAAAACGGGCCAGGAATCCCTGCGGCAGGACGTCTCCGGCTTGAAGGCTGATGTTTCCACCCTGAAACAAGATGTCTCCGGCTTGGAGAGCGACGTTTCTGGCCTGAAAGGCGGGCAGGAGCTTTTGCAGCAGGAGGTAGCTGGGCTGACCGTTGGTCAGGAAGATTTAAAGCAAGCGCAAATCATGGCCGATATTAAGATGGAAAAAGGCCAAAAGTCTCTGCAGCAGCAGGTCACCAAGACCAATATTACTCTGGAAAACGACATCGGCAGGAAGATCTCTGCGCTGTTTGATGCGCACCAGCTGGACAGAGAAATGATTCAGTCCATTCAGGACTCGGTCGAAATGATTGAGGAAACCGTTGCTGTTAATGACTCTTTGTCAAAGATAAACGCACAGGACATCCATAAGCTGAAAGAAAAGATAGGATGA